A single genomic interval of Prionailurus viverrinus isolate Anna chromosome A2, UM_Priviv_1.0, whole genome shotgun sequence harbors:
- the LOC125160128 gene encoding death domain-containing membrane protein NRADD-like, with translation MTLQHLLQEMQSMGALLASRAMLHNSSHREDKTWRVQGRDREEVWGGGALAPNASSPFPPEPPGASGSIIPVYCALLATVVLGLLAYVAFKCWRSHKQRQQLAKARTAELGTFDRDQRHGDSIVFLDNPSGQEPCAPSRGPHPELGCRLYLHLPQQQQEEVERLLEVSDEPDKGWQGLAGRLGYQTDAVEVMAQDQVPAYTLLRDWAVKEGSGATLGVLEDALAAMGREDVVRVLRPPAEGCSVV, from the exons ATGACACTCCAACATCTTCTCCAAGAGATGCAGTCCATGGGAGCACTGCTAGCCAGCAGAGCCATGCTTCACAACTCCAGCCACAGGGAAG ATAAGACCTGGAGGGtacagggcagggacagggaagAGGTATGGGGAGGGGGAGCCCTGGCCCCCAATGcctcctccccattccctcctgAGCCTCCAGGGGCCTCAGGCAGCATTATCCCTGTCTACTGTGCCCTCCTGGCCACTGTGGTCCTCGGTCTGCTCGCCTACGTGGCCTTCAAGTG ctGGCGCTCCCATAAACAAAGACAGCAGTTGGCCAAAGCTCGGACTGCGGAGCTGGGGACCTTCGACAGGGACCAGAGGCACGGAGACAGCATTGTTTTCCTGGACAATCCTAGCGGTCAGGAGCCCTGCGCCCCCAGTCGGG GGCCACATCCTGAGCTTGGCTGCCGCCTCTACCTTCACCTCcctcagcagcagcaggaggaagtGGAGCGGCTCCTGGAAGTCTCAGACGAACCTGACAAGGGCTGGCAGGGtctggcggggcgcctgggctACCAGACTGATGCTGTGGAGGTCATGGCCCAGGACCAGGTGCCAGCCTACACCCTGCTGAGGGACTGGGCTGTCAAAGAAGGCAGCGGTGCCACTCTCGGGGTGCTAGAGGACGCCCTGGCTGCCATGGGCCGCGAAGACGTGGTCCGGGTTCTGCGCCCCCCAGCTGAGGGCTGCTCTGTGGTGTGA